Proteins encoded by one window of Carassius carassius chromosome 30, fCarCar2.1, whole genome shotgun sequence:
- the LOC132110525 gene encoding protein L-Myc-1a-like codes for MPGVNTHTLYGWDMEHYFFDEMDTEEDFFKSTAPSEDIWKKFELLPTPPMSPSRTLDGDWLLSLPGDRLGWAMPKVLTCDEEYDGLHNFDPLDIFGNLGSIVIKDCMWSGFSTSHRLEKVAHVERTPVTAPIQTSTAQKAARSASGTLVTGTQAAQYVNPAAVLELPVPRNKKVAAGSSGSECRSDSSDDDDDDEIDVVTVDNRPKRGRPPSRRTPVTITVSADPFGPCPKRFHVSLHRQQHNYAAPSPDTDPEDDFDEIESVSKRPRLEPSSSPSSPLSSPATSDSEDSSEQRRNFLERKRRDDLRSRFQALREEIPDLSASSKTSKVAILTQATEYLLQLHACQRRQAQEKRKLKAKQQQLLRRINVLQNS; via the exons ATGCCTGGAgtcaacacacacactctctacgGCTGGGACATGGAGCACTACTTTTTCGACGAGATGGACACCGAGGAGGATTTCTTTAAATCTACAGCCCCCAGCGAGGATATATGGAAGAAATTCGAGCTGCTTCCCACCCCGCCTATGTCGCCCTCGAGGACGCTGGATGGAGACTGGCTCCTGTCGCTACCGGGTGACCGCCTCGGGTGGGCGATGCCTAAGGTTTTAACATGTGACGAGGAGTACGACGGGCTGCATAATTTCGACCCACTGGACATTTTTGGGAATTTGGGCTCTATCGTTATCAAAGACTGCATGTGGAGCGGCTTTTCCACGAGTCACCGACTGGAAAAAGTTGCTCATGTCGAGCGAACACCGGTGACTGCTCCGATTCAGACCTCGACCGCACAGAAAGCTGCTCGTTCCGCATCGGGCACGCTCGTGACTGGGACCCAGGCGGCACAGTATGTGAACCCCGCCGCGGTCCTGGAACTACCTGTTCCGCGTAACAAGAAGGTGGCTGCAGGCTCCTCCGGTTCCGAGTGTCGATCAGATTCGTCCG atgatgatgatgatgacgagaTTGACGTGGTGACAGTGGACAACCGACCAAAGCGTGGCCGTCCTCCAAGTCGCCGTACGCCGGTAACCATTACCGTAAGCGCTGATCCATTTGGACCATGTCCCAAGCGCTTCCATGTGTCTTTGCACCGGCAACAGCACAATTACGCTGCCCCCTCCCCTGACACGGATCCGGAGGATGACTTTGATGAGATTGAGTCTGTGAGCAAGCGGCCACGTCTGGAGCCCTCATCCTCTCCGTCGTCTCCACTTTCTTCACCTGCCACATCAGACTCTGAGGACTCCAGCGAGCAGCGTCGGAACTTCTTGGAGAGAAAGAGGAGAGATGACCTTCGCTCGAGGTTCCAGGCGCTCCGGGAGGAGATTCCAGATCTGTCTGCATCCTCAAAGACCTCGAAGGTGGCGATTCTGACACAGGCAACGGAATACTTGCTGCAGTTGCATGCATGCCAACGGCGTCAAGCTCAGGAGAAGAGAAAACTCAAAGCCAAACAACAGCAGCTTCTCCGCAGGATCAACGTATTACAGAACTCCTAA